From the Salipiger sp. CCB-MM3 genome, the window AGGGCATCACCTCAACGGTCACATAGGCGGTGTCGGTGCCGCCGTTGCCATCGTCCACCTCGTAGCTGAAGGCGTCATAGCCGGTGTAGCCCTCGTCGGCGGTGTAAGAGACGGTGCCATCTTCGTTCAGCGTCGCGGTGCCGTTGCTGGCCTCGCCCAGAGCCGAGATGGTCAGCGCGTCGCCATCGGCGTCCGTGTCGTTCTCGGTGGGATCGAAGGTGACCGTGGCGGCCGCCGTGGCGCTGTAGAGGTCGTTGTTGGCCACCGGCGGGGTGTTGCCGCCCGCTTCCGGATTGGTCTCGATGCCGGTGTTGACGGTGATCGTGCCGGTATCGCTGCCGCCATTGCCGTCGTCGACGGTGTAGCTGAAGCTGTCGGTGCCGCTGTAGTCATCATTCGGCGTGTAGGTGACGGTGCCATCTTCGTTGAGCGTGACGGTGCCGTTCTCGGCCTCGCCCACCTCGGTGACGGTCAAATCGTCGCCATCCACATCGGTGTCATTCTCGGTGGGATCGAGGGTGACCGGCGTCTCGTAACCGGTGTTGACGGTATCATCCTCGGCCACCGGATCGTCGTTCACCGGGTAGACGGTGACGGCCACATTGCCCGTCGCGCTGTTTCCGGCGGGATCTTCGATGGTGTAGGTGATCTCGGCGTCGCCGTTGTAATCGGCGTCCGGGGTGAAGGTCAGCGTGCCGTCGCCGTTGATCACAACCGAGCCATTGGTGGCGGTCGCCGAAGTCACGGTGAGATCGTCGCCATCGGGATCGCTGTCGTTGGAGAGCACGTCGATGGTGACGGCCACGTCTTCGTCGGTTTCGGCTGCGTCATCCTCGGCCACGGGCACACCGTCGCCGTCGACATCGCAGGTCGAGAAGGACATGTCAGAGATCAGCACGCCTTGGGTCGAGTCGCCGCCGTTCTCGTAGATCACTTCGATACGCGACACCGGGCCTGCGATGTTCACCATCAGCGTGCCGTCCTGGTCGGCGAAATCGGTCACCTCTTCGCCGGTGGCGGTGCTGCCGTCGACGCTGGTGCCGCTGCCGAGCGTGGTCAGCTCGACCTCGACGGCATTGCCTTCGGCGTCATAGGCGAGGATCGTCACATTGTCCTGAAAGCTGGTGCCATCCGGGGTTGCGGTGTCGTCGCCGACAAGATCGCCCAGGTCCGACCCCGCGCCGCCATCCACGTCGTTGAGGATGAACGAGAGGTTCTGCACTTCGTCGGTGTAAAGCTCATCGGAGGAGCTGAAATCGAACACGGTGGTCGAGGTCGAGGAGACCGTGCCGCCGTCGCCGCCTTCGCCGAACAGCTTGAGGTGCGAGGTGGCGCTGGTGGTCGAGCCTTCGGGCACATAGCCGTCGTAGGTCGCCGTGAAGGCCTGCGCACCGAGGTCCTGCGCGGTGAAGGAAATCTCAACGTTTACACCGCCAGTATCGACGGTGGTGGAGCTGCCCCCGGATGCGGTGTCGCCAAGCGTGGTTCCATAATCCCCAAGCGCGGCCCAGTTCAAAAACAAATCAGCCATCGTTACGACCCTTTCAACTACAGAACGGGGCAGGCCCCGCGCCGCGAAGGCGGCAGCGACGCTCGCGCGCCGCAAACTCCGATCCGTCGTCTGGTCGTGATGCTGTGCCGGGCGGTGCAGTCCTGCGCGGCAGAAGCGCAGGGCGAAAGCTTTCCTAGAGGTGCCAAGGCGGTCCCGCGGCACCTTCCGTCACATCCTCACGGATGACTCTGAGATCGGTGGCCGCCCCCCGGCCTATCCTCGTCGCCCCCCAGTCGGGCTTGCGATTTATTTAGAGCTACTGGGACGGCGAACAAAGGCAAAAGTGGCGCTGGGGTGGCAAAATGCGACCATAGCGGGACATGATCGCGCAATTATGGGCGTCTTAGTCGAAAATGTGGCGGCATATTGTTTCCAATTTCCAGCAGAGGACGCGGTATTTAAGTTATATATTTCTGATACTTACCATGAAGGCGAGCCCACCGCCCTGCATTTCGGCGACATTCCTGACCGCAGCCCGGAAACAATAGCGCCACGCCGCCGTTGCAACCCTGCGCGCCATCACAGCGCCCGATTTCCCGGACCGCTGTTCCTCAAGTGGAACCAATGTCAGCTTTTTCAATTAATTGACCAAAATTGCCCGCAGTTGCGCGCCAAATCCCCGAATCGCGATCGCCAATTAAGACGCAAACTTGGCGAAGATGCTCTGCCCGGACCGCGGCCACTTTCGCCACATTCCCGCCACCTACCGCCAGCGGCACCGCCCTGCCCCTGCCCGTCGCGCATAAAAAAGCCCCCGGCGCGCGCGCCGAGGGCCCTATCTTGCGTCCGCGAGAGCGCGGTTCAGATCATCTCGATCGTGTAGCTTTCGATCACGGTGTTGGCGAGCAGCTTCTCGCACATCTCTTTCACCGTGTCTTCGCCGGTGCCATCGGCGAGATCGAGCTCGATCACCTTGCCCTGACGCACGCCGTCCACACCGTCGAAGCCGAGCCCGCCAAGCGCGTGGCGCACCGCCTCGCCCTGCGGGTCGAGCACGCCCTCTTTCAGCATCACATGCACACGTGCCTTCATGGCAATATCTCCGTTCGTCGCGAAAGGCCCGCGCCTTTCATTGTTCTTCAAATACGCAAAGCGCAACGCCGCCACGGGCGGTACGCTTTCAGTTGATCAGCTTGGGCTTGGCCGCATGGGTCGCCTGCTTGGGCATCACGCCCAGACGCCGCGCCACTTCGGCATAAGCGTCGGTGAGCGAGCCGAGGTCACGGCGGAACACGTCCTTGTCGAGCTTCTGACCGCTCTCGATGTCCCACAGGCGCATCGAGTCGGGCGAGATCTCATCGGCGAGGATCAGGCGCTGATAGTCGCCCTCATAGACCCGACCGATCTCGATCTTGAAGTCCACCAGACGGATGCCGACGCCATACATCAGACCCGACAGGTAGTCGTTCACCCGCAGCGCGAGGCTCAGGATATCATCCATGTCCTGCTGGCTGGCCCAGCCGAAGGCGGCGATATGCTCTTCGGTGACCAGCGGATCGCCCAGCTTGTCGTCCTTGTAGCAATATTCGACGATCGGGCGCGGCAGCGCGGTGCCCTCTTCGATGCCAAGGCGCTTGGACATCGAGCCGGCGGCGTAGTTGCGCACGATCACCTCAAGCGGCACGATCTCGCAGGCGCGGACCAGTTGCTCACGCATGTTCAGCCGCTTCAGGAAGTGCGTCGGCACGCCGATGCCGTTCAGACCGGTCATGAAGAACTCTGACAGGCGGTTGTTGAGCACGCCCTTGCCTTCGATCACGTCTTTCTTCTGCGCGTTGAAGGCGGTGGCATCATCCTTGAAGTACTGCACGATGGTGCCCGGTTCGGGGCCTTCGTAGAGGATCTTCGCCTTGCCTTCGTAAATCTTCTTGCGCCGTGCCATGGGAATCCTTTCGCCCGGGGCCGCGTATCGGCCGCTGCGTATCTTGCCGCTCTCATAAATCAAGGCTGCCCCTGCCGCAAGCGCGCTGCTTTGACTTGAGCCAGCGCAAAGCACGTTACAAACTGAATGCATTAAATAGAGGTCATGTAACGGAGGGGATTCCCATGACCACGTTTGACGACCGCGAACAGGCCTATGAAAACAAGTTCGCCCATGATGCTCATCTGAACTTCCGCGCCGAGGTCCGCTGCAACAAGATGCTCGGTCTCTGGGCCGCCGAACAGCTGGGCAAGACCGGCAATGAGGCCGAAGCCTATGCCAGCGGCATCATCAAGGCCGACCTCGACGAGGCCAGCCATGACGAGGTGATCGCCAGCATCGCCAGCGACCTCGACGGCAAGGCCAGCGTCGCCGAAGTGACCGCCAAACGTGCCGAGTTTCTGGCCATCGCCCGCAAGGAAGTGCTCGAGGAAAGCTGACCGCTTCCTTTGGCGCGCCGCATCCCCGCCCCGCAGCGGCCGGTCCGGCGCGCCGTCAGCGCGCGATCACAATATCGGCGCGCAGCCCGCCAAGCGCCTCGCTTTCACCAAGCCGCAGCACTCCGCCGTGCGCGCGCGCAATGTCCGCCGCGATGGCGAGCCCCAGACCGACGCCCGTGCCCTTGTCCTGATTGCGCGCCGGATCGAGCCGCGAGAAGGGTTTCATCGCCTCTTCGCGCCGCTCCGGCGGAATGCCCGGGCCATCGTCCTCGACCCGCAGGCGCAGCGAGCGCTCGGTCAGCGTTACCGACACTTCGCAGTGGCTGCCATAGCGCACCGCATTGCCCACGAGGTTCTCGAGCGCCCGGCGCAGCGCCACGGGCCGCACGTTCACCTCGCCGCTGCCCTCGACCCGCCCCATCGCGACTGGCTTGCCGCCGCGCTGCGCGTCGGCGACCACCGAAGAGGCCAGCGCAACCGGGTCCACCGGCTCTGCCTCGCCCTCCTGGGAATTGCCCCGGGCGAACTCCAGAAAAGCGTCGATCAGCTTTTGCATGTCGTCGACGTCGCGCTCCAAGGGCTCGCGGTCCTCATCGTCCAGCATCGACAGCCCCAGCCGCAGCCGGGTGATCGGCGTGCGCAGGTCGTGGCTGACCCCCGAAAGCATCATCGTGCGCTGCTCGATCTGCCGTTCGATCCGGTTGCGCATGTCCAGAAAGGCGCTGCCCGCCGCCCGCACTTCGACCGCCCCGCCCGGCTGATAGGGCACGTGACGCCCGCGCCCAAACGCCTCGGCCGCCTCGGCGAGCCGGGTGATCGGCCGCAGCTGGTTGCGCAGGTAGAAAAAGGCGATGACCGTCATCAGCACGCCAAAGAACAGCATATTGACCAGCAACTGATGCGGGTTCGACGCCGAGGCCCGTTGGCGCGAGAATTCGACGCGGTAGAGCGTTTCGTCGGCCTGCCGCAGATAAAGCTGCACATCATTGTCATTGGGCAGCATCACCCGCTCTACACCCTGCAATTGCCGCGCCAGAGTTTCGGCGACCACAATGCCGGAAAAGTCGTACCAGCGCCGTGCGTCGGCCTCAGGCAGCGCCGCGTCATCCACGATGCGCATGCTCAGCCCCAGCGGCGCCGCCGCCTCCGGCGCTTTCAAGGCATAGGCGATGTCGCGCGCCACGCCGCGGGTCATCTGCTGCGAGACCCCTTCAAAATGCCGCTGCACGAAGACAACCGACACCACCAGCTGAATGGTGAACACCGGCAGCACGAGGATCAGCGCCGCCCGTGCATAGATGCCGCGGGGCATATAGCGTTTGAGCCATTGGAAAAACATGGGATACCCCTAGCCTGAGGCGCTGCCGCGCCCCCCTGCACATGAGGCGCAAGATGATCGATCCGCAGCCAGACTTCCAGCCCCGCCCCGGCTACGCCGAACCGCTCGGCCCCGGGCTGCGCCGGATTCTGGCCCCCAACCCCTCGCCGATGACCTATCGCGGCACCAACACCTATCTGCTGGGCACGCGCGCTCTGGCGGTGATCGACCCCGGTCCCGCCGATGAGGTCCACCTACAGGCGATACTCGCCGCTCTCTCGCCCGGCCAGCGCATCAGCCATATCCTCGTCACCCACGCGCATCTCGATCACTCCCCGCTCGCCCGTCCGTTGGCCAAGGCCACCGGCGCGCCGGTGCTTGCCTTCGGCGATGCCACCGCCGGACGCAGCCCCGAGATGCAGGTGCTAGCCGAAACCGGGCTCGCTGGCGGGGGCGAAGGCGTGGATGCGGGATTCACCCCCGATGAGCGGCTGGCGGACGGCGCGCGGATCGAGGGGGACGGCTGGCAGATCGAGGCGCTGCACACGCCGGGCCATTTCGGCAATCATCTGAGCTTTGCCTGCGGCGACATCCTGTTCTCCGGCGATCTGGTCATGGGCTGGGCCAGTTCGCTGGTCTCTCCCCCCGATGGCGATCTTGGGGACTTCATGCG encodes:
- the purS gene encoding phosphoribosylformylglycinamidine synthase subunit PurS, giving the protein MKARVHVMLKEGVLDPQGEAVRHALGGLGFDGVDGVRQGKVIELDLADGTGEDTVKEMCEKLLANTVIESYTIEMI
- a CDS encoding DUF1476 domain-containing protein; the protein is MTTFDDREQAYENKFAHDAHLNFRAEVRCNKMLGLWAAEQLGKTGNEAEAYASGIIKADLDEASHDEVIASIASDLDGKASVAEVTAKRAEFLAIARKEVLEES
- a CDS encoding MBL fold metallo-hydrolase: MIDPQPDFQPRPGYAEPLGPGLRRILAPNPSPMTYRGTNTYLLGTRALAVIDPGPADEVHLQAILAALSPGQRISHILVTHAHLDHSPLARPLAKATGAPVLAFGDATAGRSPEMQVLAETGLAGGGEGVDAGFTPDERLADGARIEGDGWQIEALHTPGHFGNHLSFACGDILFSGDLVMGWASSLVSPPDGDLGDFMRSLEKLRARDWRCFHPGHGAPVEAPAERLDALYAHRRAREAAILEALARGPADAAQLARLIYHDTDPALLPAATRNVLAHLVDLTQRKAVIPQGKLSKSSSFSVI
- the purC gene encoding phosphoribosylaminoimidazolesuccinocarboxamide synthase; protein product: MARRKKIYEGKAKILYEGPEPGTIVQYFKDDATAFNAQKKDVIEGKGVLNNRLSEFFMTGLNGIGVPTHFLKRLNMREQLVRACEIVPLEVIVRNYAAGSMSKRLGIEEGTALPRPIVEYCYKDDKLGDPLVTEEHIAAFGWASQQDMDDILSLALRVNDYLSGLMYGVGIRLVDFKIEIGRVYEGDYQRLILADEISPDSMRLWDIESGQKLDKDVFRRDLGSLTDAYAEVARRLGVMPKQATHAAKPKLIN
- a CDS encoding ATP-binding protein, which encodes MFFQWLKRYMPRGIYARAALILVLPVFTIQLVVSVVFVQRHFEGVSQQMTRGVARDIAYALKAPEAAAPLGLSMRIVDDAALPEADARRWYDFSGIVVAETLARQLQGVERVMLPNDNDVQLYLRQADETLYRVEFSRQRASASNPHQLLVNMLFFGVLMTVIAFFYLRNQLRPITRLAEAAEAFGRGRHVPYQPGGAVEVRAAGSAFLDMRNRIERQIEQRTMMLSGVSHDLRTPITRLRLGLSMLDDEDREPLERDVDDMQKLIDAFLEFARGNSQEGEAEPVDPVALASSVVADAQRGGKPVAMGRVEGSGEVNVRPVALRRALENLVGNAVRYGSHCEVSVTLTERSLRLRVEDDGPGIPPERREEAMKPFSRLDPARNQDKGTGVGLGLAIAADIARAHGGVLRLGESEALGGLRADIVIAR
- a CDS encoding Ig-like domain-containing protein: MADLFLNWAALGDYGTTLGDTASGGSSTTVDTGGVNVEISFTAQDLGAQAFTATYDGYVPEGSTTSATSHLKLFGEGGDGGTVSSTSTTVFDFSSSDELYTDEVQNLSFILNDVDGGAGSDLGDLVGDDTATPDGTSFQDNVTILAYDAEGNAVEVELTTLGSGTSVDGSTATGEEVTDFADQDGTLMVNIAGPVSRIEVIYENGGDSTQGVLISDMSFSTCDVDGDGVPVAEDDAAETDEDVAVTIDVLSNDSDPDGDDLTVTSATATNGSVVINGDGTLTFTPDADYNGDAEITYTIEDPAGNSATGNVAVTVYPVNDDPVAEDDTVNTGYETPVTLDPTENDTDVDGDDLTVTEVGEAENGTVTLNEDGTVTYTPNDDYSGTDSFSYTVDDGNGGSDTGTITVNTGIETNPEAGGNTPPVANNDLYSATAAATVTFDPTENDTDADGDALTISALGEASNGTATLNEDGTVSYTADEGYTGYDAFSYEVDDGNGGTDTAYVTVEVMPCFTPGTLIATPQGERLVEDLQVGDRVITRDNGIQEIRWVGRKELTGFELARQPHLRPVLIQKGALGKNLPEHDLLVSPNHRVLVANDRTALYFEEREVLAAAKHLTGLEGVDEVETMGVAYIHFMFDQHEVVLSNGAWTESFQPGDYTLKGIGDEQRQEIFDLFPELEHEEGLKAYGAARRSLKKHEAQLLTN